The following DNA comes from Gambusia affinis linkage group LG21, SWU_Gaff_1.0, whole genome shotgun sequence.
CATGACCAGAAAGCTTCTTTGATCTGTCTATCAGGTTCTGGGATGAATCTGTTGGACATCCGGCACAGGAAGTGGTCTCAGGTCTGCCTGGACGCCACGGCAACCAACCTGGAGCGCTTGCTGGGAGAGCCTTGTCCGTCCACCGCCGTCCTGGTAACTGGGTTAACTGGTTTACTGCTCTTTACTGGTTCCTTCCTGTCTCTACTGGTCTTCCTTGGCGTTGCAGGGCCCGGTCTCGTCCTTCCTGCAGCGTCGCTACGGTTTCTCTGGGAGCTGCAGCGTCGTGGTGTTCACTGGAGACAACCCAGGTGGGGGCGGGGCCTAACGGGGCggggccaccagggggcgccacaGCTGCATTTGTCTCCTTTAACGCAGAGAATTGATGAAATTtaatgatttgatttaaaatattttggtggaaattaaaaaatctcaaattaaatctgaacaaaaaccattgcagattaatttaaaatgttaaaagtaaacAGAACTAGACCTGAATAATGTTTGAggcttctggttctggttctggttctggtggagaCCCGGAGAACTCAGCAGAACCTCCAGATCAGAACCTCCTGCTGACGTCTttgtctctcctcctcttcctcagcgtCTCTAGCAGGAATGTGTCTCCATCAGGGGGACATCGCGGTGAGTCCAGGCTGTCCTCCGTGTCTCTGTCCTCCGTGTCTCTGagtcctctctctctccaggtCAGTCTGGGGACGAGCGACACGCTCTTCCTGTCCCTCTCTGAGCCGCGGCCGTCCCTGGAGGGACACGTCTTCTGCAGCCCGGTGGAGCCGGACGGCTTCATGGCTCTGCTCTGGTAGGACGGGTCCTCAGGCCGATGCTGCCGCCGCTGGCCCTTCTCAATAAAAGCCTGTGTCTGTCCCCAGCTTTAAGAACGGCTCTCTGACCCGGGAACGAGTCCGGGACCGCTGCTGCTCCGGGTCCTGGGACGTTTTCTCCCAGGCGCTAGACGGGACGCCGCTGGGGAACCACGGCAACATCGGTGGACACGCCGCCCTCTGTCCTCccctgctgccccctgctgtccgCTCTAATATGTCTCTGTCCCcccaggcttttattttgacaccaTGGAGATCACGCCTCCCGCCGTCGGTCTGCATCGCTTTGACGCCAACGACCGCCAGGTCAGACAGGAAGCCCCGCCCCCTACTGTCCCTCACCTGTCCCTCACCTGTCCCTCACCTGTCCCTCACCTGTCCGCTGTCTCCAGGTGTCCTCCTGGAGTCCAGAGCTGGAGGTCCGGGCTCTGGTGGAGGGACAGTTTCTGTCCCGCCGGCTCCACGCTGAGAGACTCGGATACTCCATCGGTAGGACGAGTCTCTGTCTCCTGATGTCCgatcagaaccaggaccggTACCgttctgtctgtgtttcaggGTCCGGCAGTCGGGTTCTGGCCACCGGCGGCGCTTCGGCCAACAGGCAAATCCTGCAGGtgggttctccaggttctgctggaggttctgGTGTCCAGATGAACCCGGTTCTGACAgcggaggttctggttctgttcaggttctgTCCGACGTCTTTGACGCTCCGGTTTACACCATCGACCTGTCAGA
Coding sequences within:
- the xylb gene encoding xylulose kinase isoform X2; the encoded protein is MAAVESDSPLYLGLDFSTQQLKAVAIDEDLGPVHQDSVQFDSELPEFRTQGGVHIHPDGLTVTSPVLMWVKALDLLLDRMKAAGFGFSRVRALSGSGQQHGAVFWKTGAARTLAQLDPGQNLHQQLKDSFSVQDSPVWMDSSSRPQCDALQEAAGGAMRLADITGSRAYERFTGNQISKVRQNRPDQFQDTERISLVSSFGASLFLGRYAAIDYSDGSGMNLLDIRHRKWSQVCLDATATNLERLLGEPCPSTAVLGPVSSFLQRRYGFSGSCSVVVFTGDNPASLAGMCLHQGDIAVSLGTSDTLFLSLSEPRPSLEGHVFCSPVEPDGFMALLCFKNGSLTRERVRDRCCSGSWDVFSQALDGTPLGNHGNIGGHAALCPPLLPPAVRSNMSLSPQAFILTPWRSRLPPSVCIALTPTTARCPPGVQSWRSGLWWRDSFCPAGSTLRDSDTPSGPAVGFWPPAALRPTGKSCRFCPTSLTLRFTPSTCQTPPA
- the xylb gene encoding xylulose kinase isoform X3, translating into MAAVESDSPLYLGLDFSTQQLKAVAIDEDLGPVHQDSVQFDSELPEFRTQGGVHIHPDGLTVTSPVLMWVKALDLLLDRMKAAGFGFSRVRALSGSGQQHGAVFWKTGAARTLAQLDPGQNLHQQLKDSFSVQDSPVWMDSSSRPQCDALQEAAGGAMRLADITGSRAYERFTGNQISKVRQNRPDQFQDTERISLVSSFGASLFLGRYAAIDYSDGSGMNLLDIRHRKWSQVCLDATATNLERLLGEPCPSTAVLGPVSSFLQRRYGFSGSCSVVVFTGDNPASLAGMCLHQGDIAVSLGTSDTLFLSLSEPRPSLEGHVFCSPVEPDGFMALLCFKNGSLTRERVRDRCCSGSWDVFSQALDGTPLGNHGNIGFYFDTMEITPPAVGLHRFDANDRQVSSWSPELEVRALVEGQFLSRRLHAERLGYSIGSGSRVLATGGASANRQILQVLSDVFDAPVYTIDLSDSACLGSAYRALHVV
- the xylb gene encoding xylulose kinase isoform X4, with the translated sequence MWVKALDLLLDRMKAAGFGFSRVRALSGSGQQHGAVFWKTGAARTLAQLDPGQNLHQQLKDSFSVQDSPVWMDSSSRPQCDALQEAAGGAMRLADITGSRAYERFTGNQISKVRQNRPDQFQDTERISLVSSFGASLFLGRYAAIDYSDGSGMNLLDIRHRKWSQVCLDATATNLERLLGEPCPSTAVLGPVSSFLQRRYGFSGSCSVVVFTGDNPASLAGMCLHQGDIAVSLGTSDTLFLSLSEPRPSLEGHVFCSPVEPDGFMALLCFKNGSLTRERVRDRCCSGSWDVFSQALDGTPLGNHGNIGFYFDTMEITPPAVGLHRFDANDRQVSSWSPELEVRALVEGQFLSRRLHAERLGYSIGSGSRVLATGGASANRQILQVLSDVFDAPVYTIDLSDSACLGSAYRALHGLVADSGVSFLDLLRNAPEPQQVCRPHRSAPQVYDPMLRRYAELEQKVLEQSCA